A genomic segment from Archangium lipolyticum encodes:
- a CDS encoding S8 family peptidase has protein sequence MIRRLAFLGLLGLSTCTFPEELLGPTGTVRGSLTPFRLQSTPAATVSPALLKDAGLRRKLSQSIGQAVAAKKGIQRAELTTGTSTEGDSIPGDVIVRFEEAHLPEAAALARVHLPGYRAVHKGHISEYLHVIGYAPLERRAMKAGETGGLVRQVAKLSGVRYAEKNGRVQALATPNDPGYSRQWHYPMMNLPAAWDVTTGSFNSSTGISNVVIAVLDSGIIRHSDLDSRVLPGADLVSDTTSSLDGDGRDADPTDQGKDQPNGGSSYHGAHVAGTIAAATNDGRGVAGIYWGGRAILPVRVLGSGSGSFADIAAGIQWATGVSVPGLPVNKYPAKVINMSLGGQNSPSQSLQEVIDAAVAKGVIIVVAAGNSNIPASQFSPCNQQRVICVGATRFNGQRSSYSNYGSGVDVMATGGETAEDLNGDGKPDGVLSTILDDDGQAVWAYYQGTSMAAPHVAGIVALMKDVNPALRPADAEQILKDTADPSSQCSEGCGAGLVNAQAAVLRAMGEQPDPNAPPRLGVGSNQLSFPPGGGTQQLIVRNVGGGTLTVTAAARGSQLSALSFPEGNRLTLPAYASDALPVAVNTAGLANGNYEARIALTGSNGESTEVLVKIQVGTTQDKDAVIAFAYVDDAGEWQVDDEGVALVPASGGYAYSVDLTPRTYFALATIDDDGDNEFFEDGERVGFWRDATNIEPILLLEDDTVSGVSFTLVPYRSEE, from the coding sequence ATGATTCGCCGTCTTGCCTTCCTGGGGCTGTTGGGCCTCTCCACCTGTACCTTCCCCGAGGAGCTCCTCGGGCCCACGGGCACGGTGCGGGGCTCGCTGACCCCCTTCCGTCTCCAGTCGACTCCCGCCGCCACCGTCTCGCCCGCGCTCCTGAAGGACGCCGGTCTGCGGCGGAAGCTCTCCCAATCCATCGGCCAGGCCGTCGCCGCGAAGAAGGGCATCCAGCGCGCGGAGCTCACCACGGGCACGTCCACCGAGGGCGACTCCATCCCCGGTGACGTCATCGTCCGCTTCGAGGAGGCCCACCTCCCCGAGGCCGCCGCGCTCGCCCGTGTGCACCTGCCCGGCTACCGCGCGGTTCACAAGGGTCATATCTCCGAGTACCTGCACGTCATCGGCTACGCGCCCCTCGAGCGGCGCGCCATGAAGGCCGGGGAGACGGGCGGTCTGGTGCGGCAGGTGGCGAAGCTGAGCGGCGTGCGCTACGCCGAGAAGAACGGGCGCGTCCAGGCCCTCGCCACGCCCAATGATCCGGGTTACTCGCGCCAGTGGCACTACCCGATGATGAACCTGCCCGCCGCCTGGGACGTCACCACGGGCTCCTTCAACTCCTCCACGGGCATCAGCAACGTCGTCATCGCCGTGCTGGACTCGGGCATCATCCGGCACTCCGACCTGGACAGCCGCGTCCTGCCGGGCGCCGACCTGGTGTCGGATACCACCTCGTCCCTGGATGGTGACGGGCGCGACGCCGACCCCACCGACCAGGGCAAGGACCAGCCCAACGGTGGCTCCTCGTACCACGGCGCGCACGTGGCCGGCACCATCGCCGCCGCGACGAACGACGGCCGGGGCGTGGCCGGCATCTACTGGGGCGGCCGCGCCATCCTCCCGGTGCGCGTGCTCGGCAGTGGCAGCGGCTCGTTCGCCGACATCGCCGCGGGCATCCAGTGGGCCACGGGGGTCAGCGTCCCGGGTCTGCCCGTCAACAAGTACCCCGCCAAGGTCATCAACATGAGCCTCGGTGGACAGAACAGCCCCAGCCAGTCGCTCCAGGAGGTCATCGACGCCGCCGTGGCCAAGGGCGTCATCATCGTCGTCGCCGCGGGCAACTCGAACATCCCCGCCAGCCAGTTCTCGCCGTGCAACCAGCAGCGCGTCATCTGCGTGGGTGCCACGCGCTTCAATGGTCAGCGCTCCAGCTACTCCAACTACGGCAGTGGGGTGGACGTGATGGCCACCGGTGGCGAGACGGCCGAGGACCTCAACGGCGACGGCAAGCCGGACGGCGTGCTGTCCACCATCCTGGATGATGACGGCCAGGCCGTCTGGGCCTACTACCAGGGCACCAGCATGGCCGCTCCTCACGTGGCCGGCATCGTGGCCCTCATGAAGGACGTGAACCCCGCCCTCAGGCCGGCGGATGCGGAGCAGATCCTCAAGGACACCGCCGACCCGTCCAGCCAGTGCTCCGAGGGCTGTGGCGCCGGCCTCGTCAATGCCCAGGCCGCCGTGCTGCGGGCCATGGGTGAACAGCCGGACCCCAACGCGCCGCCGAGACTCGGCGTGGGCTCCAACCAGCTCTCCTTCCCCCCGGGTGGAGGCACCCAGCAGCTCATCGTTCGCAACGTGGGGGGCGGCACGCTCACGGTGACCGCCGCGGCCAGGGGCTCGCAGCTCTCCGCGCTGTCCTTCCCCGAGGGCAACAGGCTCACCCTGCCGGCCTATGCGTCGGACGCGCTCCCGGTGGCCGTCAACACCGCGGGGCTGGCCAATGGCAACTACGAGGCCCGCATCGCTCTCACGGGCAGCAACGGGGAGAGCACCGAGGTGCTGGTGAAGATCCAGGTGGGCACCACCCAGGACAAGGACGCCGTCATCGCCTTCGCCTACGTGGACGACGCCGGTGAGTGGCAGGTGGATGACGAGGGCGTGGCGCTGGTGCCCGCCTCCGGTGGTTACGCCTACAGCGTGGATCTCACCCCGCGCACCTACTTCGCGCTGGCCACCATCGACGACGATGGGGACAACGAGTTCTTCGAGGATGGGGAGCGCGTGGGCTTCTGGCGCGATGCCACCAACATCGAGCCCATCCTCCTGCTGGAGGATGACACGGTGAGCGGCGTCAGCTTCACCCTCGTGCCCTACCGTTCGGAAGAATAG
- a CDS encoding biliverdin-producing heme oxygenase yields MFSSEPRTLLQTLKAETRPHHERAERVVRLMEPHLTLAGYRRHLEALYGLHASLEALLAARLAGLFPSLRLDERWKLPLLAEDLRALGHDESSLARLPLPASPPSLPGVPEALGCLYVLEGSTLGGQLILRHLQRHFEGVAAGGFVFFRAYGESVGPMWKAFGEALVRACPDPALAPRVVRGAQDTFDAFEGWLREVHEVHGDASSRL; encoded by the coding sequence TTGTTCTCCTCCGAGCCCCGCACCCTGTTGCAGACGTTGAAGGCGGAAACCCGCCCCCATCATGAGCGCGCCGAGCGTGTGGTGCGTCTGATGGAGCCCCATCTCACCCTGGCCGGGTACCGGCGCCACCTGGAGGCGCTCTACGGCCTCCATGCCTCGCTGGAAGCACTCCTCGCCGCGCGGCTGGCGGGTCTCTTCCCCTCGCTGCGCCTGGACGAGCGCTGGAAGCTGCCCCTGCTGGCCGAGGATCTCCGGGCGCTCGGTCACGACGAGTCCTCGCTGGCGCGGCTGCCCCTGCCCGCGAGCCCGCCCTCCCTGCCCGGCGTGCCCGAGGCGCTCGGCTGCCTCTACGTCCTGGAGGGCTCGACGCTCGGAGGCCAGCTCATCCTGCGACACCTCCAGCGCCACTTCGAGGGCGTGGCCGCGGGCGGCTTCGTCTTCTTCCGGGCGTATGGCGAGTCCGTGGGACCCATGTGGAAGGCCTTCGGGGAGGCCCTCGTCCGGGCCTGCCCGGATCCGGCGCTCGCCCCAAGGGTGGTGCGGGGCGCCCAGGACACCTTCGATGCCTTCGAAGGCTGGCTCCGCGAAGTCCACGAGGTCCATGGTGATGCGTCCTCCCGTCTCTGA
- a CDS encoding ATP-binding protein: MRPPVSEADLSQCDREPIHLLGGIQPHGVLLAFSEPDLTLQVVSANTEALLERSPESLLGRSLAEVLHPSSLVLLSRALSSHFPTGGLRVEAAGRYFVGLPHRSDGLTVLELEPAAELTSEEESLAMVDLLLSPLSRAQGPQGLLQSAVDAVRVLTGFDRVMAYLFDADWHGEVVAESRDEAMDSFQGMHFPASDIPAQARALYTRKTLRLIADARAAPVPLVPSVLPSLGRPLDLSHSALRSVSPVHLEYLANMRVAASMSVSLVREGRLWGLIACHHRAPLLVPAATRRACDVLARLVSLQLASEERAAAAAELARRAELQSQLVGRLSAEAGTLRTALPRQGDLLLGLTGAGGVALLLGEAPLLVGATPSLAEVDALAQWLAAQRFEGAFHTDRLSRLHEPAAGYADVASGLLAVRLDENAPRFVLWFRPEVARTVTWAGNPQKPVVPGPGASRLHPRASFDAWQETVRGVSVPWAAADVAAATSFRGALVGVLLRQAAALASSNAELDAFSGTVAHDLKEPLRGIQQYVGFLTEDYGDLLGEEGRKQLEEVRWLAGRTQGQLDALFEYSRVGRVELAWGEVDMGALVDEVLLTLSARLRENQVEVRTPRPLPRVECDGVRIQQVWANLLINATKYHQPGKPRWVEVGFVAPGEPLSAPARRRPDEYVFFVRDNGIGIPERFHEAIFEMFRRLHPAHAYGGGSGAGLAIARRLVRLHGGEMWVESLPDQGSTFFFTLGERPR; encoded by the coding sequence ATGCGTCCTCCCGTCTCTGAAGCCGATCTCTCCCAGTGTGACCGCGAGCCCATCCACCTGCTGGGGGGCATCCAACCACATGGGGTGTTGCTGGCCTTCTCCGAGCCGGATCTCACCCTCCAGGTGGTGAGCGCCAACACCGAAGCCCTGCTGGAGCGTTCGCCGGAGTCGCTCCTGGGTCGGTCCCTGGCGGAGGTGCTCCATCCGTCCTCGCTCGTCCTCCTCTCCCGGGCCCTGTCGTCGCACTTCCCCACGGGAGGGCTGCGCGTCGAGGCCGCGGGCCGCTACTTCGTCGGCCTGCCGCACCGCAGCGATGGCCTCACCGTGCTGGAGCTGGAGCCCGCCGCCGAGCTCACCAGCGAGGAGGAGTCGCTGGCCATGGTGGACCTGCTCCTCTCGCCGCTCTCCCGCGCCCAGGGCCCGCAGGGGTTGCTCCAGTCGGCGGTCGATGCGGTGCGCGTGCTCACCGGCTTCGACCGGGTGATGGCTTACCTCTTCGACGCGGACTGGCACGGCGAGGTGGTGGCGGAGAGCCGCGACGAGGCCATGGACAGCTTCCAGGGCATGCACTTCCCGGCCAGCGACATTCCCGCCCAGGCCCGCGCCCTCTATACGCGCAAGACCCTGCGCCTCATCGCCGACGCGCGAGCCGCGCCGGTGCCCCTGGTGCCCTCGGTCCTCCCTTCCCTGGGGCGGCCGTTGGACCTCTCCCACTCGGCCCTGCGCAGCGTGTCACCGGTGCACCTGGAGTACCTCGCGAACATGCGGGTGGCCGCCTCCATGTCCGTGTCGCTGGTGCGGGAGGGCCGGCTCTGGGGCCTCATCGCGTGCCACCACCGCGCTCCGCTCCTCGTGCCAGCCGCCACGCGCCGCGCGTGTGACGTGCTGGCCCGCCTGGTGTCGCTGCAGCTCGCGTCCGAGGAGCGCGCCGCCGCGGCCGCCGAGCTCGCCCGCCGCGCCGAGCTCCAGTCCCAGCTCGTGGGGCGGCTCTCCGCGGAGGCGGGGACACTGCGGACGGCCCTTCCCCGTCAGGGTGACCTCCTCCTCGGCCTCACCGGCGCGGGCGGCGTGGCCCTGCTGCTCGGCGAGGCCCCCCTGCTCGTGGGGGCCACGCCCTCCCTCGCGGAGGTGGACGCGCTGGCACAGTGGCTCGCCGCGCAGCGCTTCGAGGGCGCCTTCCATACGGACCGGCTCTCGCGGCTCCACGAGCCGGCCGCCGGGTACGCGGACGTGGCCAGTGGTCTGCTCGCGGTGCGGTTGGACGAGAACGCGCCCCGCTTCGTCCTCTGGTTCCGTCCCGAGGTGGCCCGCACCGTCACCTGGGCCGGCAATCCCCAGAAGCCGGTGGTCCCCGGGCCCGGGGCCAGCCGCCTGCACCCGCGCGCCTCCTTCGACGCCTGGCAGGAGACGGTGCGCGGGGTGAGCGTCCCCTGGGCCGCCGCGGACGTGGCCGCCGCCACGAGCTTCCGCGGCGCCCTGGTGGGCGTGCTGTTGCGCCAGGCCGCCGCCCTCGCCAGCTCCAACGCGGAGCTGGATGCCTTCAGTGGCACCGTGGCGCATGACCTCAAGGAGCCGCTGCGGGGCATCCAGCAGTACGTGGGCTTCCTCACGGAGGACTACGGCGACCTCCTGGGAGAGGAGGGCCGCAAGCAGCTCGAGGAGGTGCGGTGGCTGGCCGGGCGGACCCAGGGACAGCTGGACGCCCTCTTCGAATACAGCCGGGTGGGGCGTGTGGAGCTGGCCTGGGGCGAGGTGGACATGGGGGCGCTGGTGGACGAGGTGCTGCTCACCCTGTCCGCCCGCCTGCGGGAGAACCAGGTAGAGGTGCGGACTCCGCGTCCATTGCCCCGGGTGGAATGCGACGGGGTGCGCATCCAGCAGGTCTGGGCCAACCTCCTCATCAACGCCACCAAGTACCACCAGCCCGGGAAGCCGCGCTGGGTGGAGGTGGGCTTCGTCGCCCCGGGAGAGCCCCTGTCCGCACCGGCACGGCGGCGGCCAGATGAATACGTCTTCTTCGTGCGAGACAACGGCATCGGCATCCCCGAGCGGTTTCACGAGGCCATCTTCGAAATGTTCCGCCGGTTGCACCCCGCCCATGCCTACGGTGGAGGGAGTGGGGCGGGGCTGGCCATCGCTCGCCGGCTCGTTCGTTTGCATGGGGGCGAGATGTGGGTGGAATCCCTTCCCGACCAGGGCTCCACCTTCTTCTTCACCCTGGGAGAGAGGCCTCGGTAA
- a CDS encoding response regulator translates to MEKQRPLLLVEDSDPDAEALLRVARRMPLSAPVVRVQDGESALDYLYQRGAYAEAPRPVLVLLDLNLPGIGGKEVLSQLKADPELRSLPVIIFSNSNLKQDVDGAYAGGANSYLFKPDGSEEMKEAARALECFWFSAALLPGAGEPTE, encoded by the coding sequence ATGGAGAAGCAACGGCCCCTGCTGCTCGTGGAGGACAGTGATCCGGACGCCGAGGCGTTGCTTCGCGTGGCCCGCAGGATGCCGCTCTCCGCGCCCGTGGTGCGGGTGCAGGATGGCGAGTCCGCGCTCGACTACCTCTACCAGCGGGGGGCGTACGCGGAGGCACCCCGGCCCGTGCTGGTGCTGCTGGACCTGAACCTTCCCGGCATTGGCGGCAAGGAGGTGCTCTCCCAGCTCAAGGCCGACCCGGAGCTGCGCTCCCTGCCCGTCATCATCTTCTCCAATTCCAACCTCAAGCAGGACGTGGATGGAGCCTACGCCGGGGGAGCCAACAGCTACCTCTTCAAGCCCGATGGGAGCGAGGAGATGAAGGAGGCCGCGCGAGCCCTGGAGTGTTTCTGGTTCAGCGCCGCGTTGCTGCCTGGCGCGGGGGAACCCACGGAATGA
- a CDS encoding hybrid sensor histidine kinase/response regulator, with the protein MSLRVLLVDDSLADQRLLRRALEKDTEARWEVELVSSSESALERLRQSPPVDALVVDYHLPGMDGLSLLRTLREEYGQRAPAAVFFTGSGSERVAVEAMKSGAHDYILKEGFTPERLRHSLHNAVESVRMVRELEERRHQTERAERAAREALAVRDEFFAIATHDLKGPLQSILLSTQLLRRQLPAEVRKGGVEARFEQILRGTQRMGELIDHFLEVTRGQERPLHRVPVDLLGLVRTKMQELGPLASTHPVHLHVEGTDFLGQWDAASLERVLDNLLSNAVKYSPRGGPIDVELSEESPGPDGWVRLRVRDRGMGIPAADLPHIFERFRRGRNVAPAISGSGVGLASAHRLVALHGGTLSVESQEGQGSVFIMRLPRGVGVEEARPEQPA; encoded by the coding sequence ATGAGCCTGCGAGTGCTCCTCGTCGATGACAGCCTGGCCGATCAGAGGCTGTTGCGGCGGGCACTCGAGAAGGACACCGAGGCCCGGTGGGAGGTGGAACTGGTCAGCTCCTCCGAGAGCGCGCTGGAGCGCCTGCGCCAATCTCCGCCGGTGGACGCTCTCGTGGTGGACTATCACCTGCCGGGCATGGACGGGCTGTCCCTGCTGCGCACGCTGCGCGAGGAATATGGCCAGCGGGCGCCAGCGGCGGTGTTCTTCACCGGCAGCGGCAGCGAGCGCGTGGCGGTGGAGGCGATGAAGTCCGGCGCCCACGACTACATCCTCAAGGAGGGTTTCACCCCGGAGCGCCTGCGCCACAGCCTCCACAACGCCGTGGAGTCGGTGCGCATGGTGCGCGAGCTGGAGGAGCGCCGCCACCAGACGGAGCGCGCGGAGCGGGCGGCGCGCGAGGCCCTCGCGGTGCGCGACGAGTTCTTCGCCATCGCCACGCACGACCTCAAGGGGCCGTTGCAGAGCATCCTCCTGAGCACGCAGTTGCTGCGCCGCCAGCTGCCCGCGGAGGTGCGCAAGGGCGGGGTGGAGGCGCGCTTCGAGCAGATATTGCGCGGCACCCAGCGGATGGGAGAGCTCATCGACCACTTCCTGGAGGTGACGCGGGGCCAGGAGCGCCCCCTGCACAGGGTGCCGGTGGACCTGCTGGGGCTGGTGCGGACGAAGATGCAGGAGCTGGGGCCGCTGGCCTCGACACATCCGGTGCACCTGCACGTGGAGGGCACGGACTTCCTGGGCCAGTGGGACGCGGCGAGCCTGGAGCGGGTGTTGGACAACCTGCTGAGCAACGCCGTGAAGTACAGCCCGCGGGGAGGCCCCATCGACGTGGAGCTGAGCGAGGAGTCTCCGGGGCCCGACGGGTGGGTGCGGCTGCGCGTGAGGGACCGGGGGATGGGGATACCGGCGGCGGACCTGCCGCACATCTTCGAGCGCTTCCGCCGCGGGAGGAACGTGGCCCCGGCCATCTCCGGCAGCGGCGTGGGGCTGGCCAGTGCGCACCGCTTGGTGGCCCTGCACGGCGGAACCCTCTCCGTGGAGAGCCAGGAAGGCCAGGGCTCCGTCTTCATCATGCGCCTGCCACGCGGGGTGGGCGTGGAAGAGGCGCGGCCGGAACAGCCGGCCTGA